A genomic segment from Diceros bicornis minor isolate mBicDic1 chromosome 5, mDicBic1.mat.cur, whole genome shotgun sequence encodes:
- the AFG2B gene encoding ATPase family gene 2 protein homolog B isoform X3: MAPDSGPSPEGPLLKLLPLDARDRGTQRCRLGPSALRALGAHLGSAVKISLPDGGSCLCTAWPRRDGADGFVQLDPQCASRGAAVGAPGSRGSLSLSCLRLVPCPPLQRLTVWPVLRERAGAPGAPNPAAVLEAAQELLRNRPVSRGHVVAAPPGAPGPVAALHIVSGTPSPEPAGLVTPRTRIGLGEEPPAEAEPQPEVPLGGLSEAADSLRELLRLPLRYPRAVAALGLAVPRGVLLAGPPGVGKTQLVRAVVREAGAELLAVSAPALQGARPGETEENVRRVFQRARELASRGPTLLFLDEVDALCPRRGGPHRAPESRVVAQVLTLLDGIGGDREVVVVGSTNRPDALDPALRRPGRFDREVVIGTPTLKQRKEILQVITSKMPISSQVNLSLLAEMTVGYVGADLTALCREAAVHALLHSEKNQDNPMIDETDFFDAFKKIQPSSFRSVIGLMDIKPVGWEQIGGLEDVKLKLKQSIEWPLKFPREFVRLGLTQPKGVLLYGPPGCAKTTLVRALATSCHCSFVSVSGADLFSPFVGDSEKVLSQVFRQARANTPAIVFLDEIDSILGSRSISKTGYDVQERLLSVLLNELDGVGLKTVERRGSTSDQQVRVTRSF; encoded by the exons ATGGCTCCGGACTCAGGTCCCTCTCCCGAAGGGCCGCTCTTAAAGCTGCTACCGTTAGACGCCAGGGACCGGGGCACGCAGCGCTGTCGCCTGGGCCCGAGCGCCCTCCGCGCTTTGGGCGCGCACTTGGGCTCGGCGGTGAAGATCTCGCTGCCTGACGGCGGCTCCTGCCTCTGTACCGCCTGGCCGCGGCGGGACGGAGCGGACGGCTTTGTGCAACTGGACCCGCAGTGCGCGAGCCGCGGGGCGGCGGTGGGGGCGCCGGGGTCCCGGGGGAGTCTCAGCCTGAGCTGCCTCCGCCTGGTGCCCTGCCCGCCCCTTCAGCGCCTCACCGTGTGGCCGGTGTTGCGCGAGCGGGCGGGGGCGCCCGGTGCCCCGAATCCAGCCGCGGTGCTGGAGGCGGCGCAGGAGCTGCTGAGGAACCGACCGGTCTCCCGGGGCCACGTGGTGGCCGCTCCGCCGGGCGCCCCCGGCCCGGTGGCCGCCCTGCACATCGTCAGCGGGACGCCCAGCCCGGAGCCGGCCGGGCTGGTCACCCCTCGCACCCGTATCGGTCTCGGCGAGGAGCCTCCGGCAGAGGCGGAGCCGCAGCCCGAGGTGCCCTTGGGGGGCCTTTCGGAGGCGGCCGACTCGCTGCGGGAGCTCCTCCGCCTGCCGCTCCGCTACCCGCGCGCCGTGGCCGCGCTGGGGCTCGCAGTGCCGCGCGGGGTGCTGCTGGCGGGCCCCCCCGGAGTGGGCAAGACCCAGCTGGTGCGGGCCGTGGTCCGGGAGGCGGGCGCCGAGCTGCTGGCCGTGAGCGCCCCCGCGCTGCAGGGCGCCCGGCCCGGCGAGACCGAGGAGAACGTGCGGCGGGTCTTCCAGCGCGCCCGGGAGCTGGCCAGCCGCGGGCCCACCCTCCTCTTCCTGGACGAGGTCGACGCCCTGTGTCCCCGGCGGGGCGGCCCACACCGAGCCCCCGAGAGCCGCGTGGTGGCCCAGGTGTTGACGCTGCTAGACGGCATCGGTGGAGACcgcgaggtggtggtggtgggatccACCAACCGGCCGGATGCGCTTGACCCAGCGCTGCGCAGACCTGGGAGATTTGACCGAGAG GTTGTCATTGGGACTCCCACACTTAAACAAAGAAAGGAGATTCTACAAGTGATTACCTCGAAGATGCCCATCTCCAGTCAAGTCAATTTGAGCCTCCTTGCAGAAATGACAGTTGGCTATGTTGGCGCTGACCTGACCGCACTCTGTAGGGAGGCTGccgtgcacgctctgcttcataGTGAGAAG AATCAGGACAATCCGATGATTGATGAAACAGACTTTTTTGACGCTTTTAAAAAGATTCAACCTTCATCATTTCGAAGTGTCATTGGACTAATGGACATAAAGCCTGTTGGCTGGGAGCAGATTGGTGGCCTTGAAGATGTAAAACTGAAGTTAAAACAG AGCATTGAATGGCCTCTGAAGTTCCCTCGGGAATTTGTTAGGCTGGGCCTGACACAACCAAAGGGAGTTCTCCTGTATGGTCCCCCTGGATGTGCTAAAACCACCCTGGTGAGGGCCCTGGCCACAAGCTGTCATTGCTCTTTTGTTTCAGTGAGCGGAGCTGATCTCTTTTCACCTTTTGTTGGAGATTCAGAAAAAGTCTTGTCTcag GTATTTCGACAAGCAAGAGCAAATACTCCAGCAATtgtgtttttggatgaaattgATTCAATCTTGGGCTCTCGATCAATCAGCAAAACAGGATATGATGTTCAAGAGCGTCTTCTTTCTGTTCTCCTGAACGAATTAGATGGTGTTGGACTGAAGACggtagagagaagaggaagtACATCAGATCAACAGG TTAGAGTTACAAGAAGTTTTTAA